CGAGGTGGAGCTCGACCGGATGTACTGGCTCGCGCGGAGCGGCAAGCACGCGACGCAGGTACGGCCAGCAACGCACACCTGGCGCGAGTGCATCGTCGAATGGCGGTCTGACCTGACCATCCAGGGCGAGCTCGCCCCGAGCACCAAGAAGAGCTACCGCCGGGCGATGGACACCATCCTCGAGAAGAACGGCGGCAAGGATATGCGCGACCTCACGCGCAAGCAGATGCGCGCCGCTCTGAGCAACCTTGCCGCCACCCCGCGGAAGGCCAGCCGCTACGCGCAAACCATTTCCATCCTCTGGAACTACGCCGCGAAGGAACTGGACTGGCCGCTCGGGCCCAACCCGGCCTCAGGGCTCGCGAAGTACAAGCCCGCGCGCGAGTATGAGCCGTGGCCAGACTGGATGATCGCCAAGCTCAATACGGCCCCCGAGCGCGTGCAGATCGCCGCCGAGCTTATCCGGGGCACCGGCCAGCGCCCGAGCGCGGCCATCACCATGCGGCGGGACCAGTTCGCCGGGGAATGGATGACCGTGGTCGACGAGAAGAGCGACGAGATGTTCCCGGTCTACTGCCCAGACCGGCTGCGCGTCTTCGTCGACGGCCTGCCGAAGCGCGGGGCCCACATGCTGGCGAAGAACCTGACCGAGCCCGTGGGCTATTCATCGATCGAGCACGCGTTCCGCACTTGGCGCAAAGACCTCGGGGAGCGCGCAAAGCCGTTCACGCTGCATGGGCTGCGGAAGCTTGCGATCGTCGAGTTGGCCGAGGCCGGCGCGTCTGACGCCGAAATCCAAGCCGTCACCGGGCAGAGCGCGCAGATGGTGGCGTTCTACCGGAAGAAGGCGAACCGCAAGGCGCTTTCGAAGGCGGCGCAGAAGCGGCGCGAGTGACGGAGAACGAACAGGGGGTGAACAGGGAAACCGTGAGTTCACACCGTGAGTGTGTGAATTTCAGGGGTTTCTGCGAAGGTTGTGAAATCGCGGAAAGCTGAATGATTTCAGCTTGGTACCCAAGGCCGGACTCGAACCGGCACGCCTTGCGGCGGGGGATTTTGAATCCCCTGCGTCTACCATTCCGCCACTTGGGCACGGGCACCGATTTAGCCGCAGCACCGCGCCGCGTAAAGCGGCAATCGTCACGGCCCGGCGTCACACTGACGGAACTGTCAGGGCAAAAGCCCGGTCAATGGCTTGCACCCTGCCGCCGCCCGTGCTTCCTGCGGGAGACACAACCGCCGGAGACCGACCTGCCGATGCTGCGCCGCCTCTACGACTGGACCATGTCGCTTGCCGATCACCCCAAGGCGCTCTGGGCGCTGGCAGCGGTCTCCTTCATCGAAGCCTCGGTCTTCCCGATCCCGCCCGACGTGCTGATGATCCCGATGATCCTCGCGGCGCCGCGCCGGGCCTGGCTGATCGCGCTGGTGGCCACCGCCGCCTCGGTGATCGGCGGGCTCTTCGGCTACGCGATCGGGCATTTCTTCTTCGACAGCATCGGCCGCCCGATCCTCGAGACGCTCGGCAAGGCCGACGCGATGGAGAGCTTCAACGCCCGCTTCAACGGGGTGGGCTTCTGGGCCGTGCTGATCGCCGGGATCACCCCCTTCCCGTTCAAGGTGATCACCATCATGTCGGGCTGGACCTCGATGTCGCTCGGCATCTTCGTCACCACCGCCATCATCGCCCGCGCCTTCCGCTTCTTCATCGTCGCGGCGCTGCTGCGCGCCT
The Salipiger sp. H15 DNA segment above includes these coding regions:
- a CDS encoding tyrosine-type recombinase/integrase; the protein is MKPPKPRIQRKGLIWRWERGAWQPYHRSYWTEDGKPRQKEVFLAWGGDEVELDRMYWLARSGKHATQVRPATHTWRECIVEWRSDLTIQGELAPSTKKSYRRAMDTILEKNGGKDMRDLTRKQMRAALSNLAATPRKASRYAQTISILWNYAAKELDWPLGPNPASGLAKYKPAREYEPWPDWMIAKLNTAPERVQIAAELIRGTGQRPSAAITMRRDQFAGEWMTVVDEKSDEMFPVYCPDRLRVFVDGLPKRGAHMLAKNLTEPVGYSSIEHAFRTWRKDLGERAKPFTLHGLRKLAIVELAEAGASDAEIQAVTGQSAQMVAFYRKKANRKALSKAAQKRRE
- a CDS encoding YqaA family protein; the protein is MLRRLYDWTMSLADHPKALWALAAVSFIEASVFPIPPDVLMIPMILAAPRRAWLIALVATAASVIGGLFGYAIGHFFFDSIGRPILETLGKADAMESFNARFNGVGFWAVLIAGITPFPFKVITIMSGWTSMSLGIFVTTAIIARAFRFFIVAALLRAFGAPIRDFIENRLGLVFTVFVLLLAGGFFLVKYL